Proteins co-encoded in one Kutzneria chonburiensis genomic window:
- the sdhA gene encoding succinate dehydrogenase flavoprotein subunit has translation MQVHKYDVVIVGAGGAGMRAAIEAGQRVRTAVLTKLYPTRSHTGAAQGGMCAALANVEEDNWEWHTFDTIKGGDYLTDQDAAEIMCKEAIDAVLDLEKMGLPFNRTPEGRIDQRRFGGHTRDHGKAAVRRACYAADRTGHMILQTLYQNCVKHGIEFFNEFYVLDVCMTETANGPVCTGAVALELATGEIHVFQAKAVVFATGGFGKVFKTTSNAHTLTGDGMGIIFRKGLPLEDMEFYQFHPTGLAGLGILLTEGARGEGAILRNADGERFMERYAPTIKDLAPRDIVARSMVLEVLEGRGAGPHKDYVLLDCTHLGAEVLETKLPDITEFARTYLGVDPVTEPVPVYPTAHYAMGGIPTNIHAEVLRDNDTVVPGLYAAGECACVSVHGANRLGTNSLLDINVFGRRAGLAAAEYVATVHDHVDLPENPAALVETMVEGLRTSTGAERVADLRIALQNTMDANAAVYRTEDTLKQALHDVQQLKERYADVAVQDKGKRFNTDLLEAVELGFLLELAEILVVGALARKESRGGHAREDYPTRDDTNFMRHTMAYKQGDALSADIRLDYKPVTFTRYKPMERKY, from the coding sequence ATGCAGGTACACAAGTACGACGTGGTCATCGTCGGCGCCGGCGGCGCCGGGATGCGCGCGGCCATCGAGGCCGGCCAGCGCGTCCGCACCGCGGTGCTGACCAAGCTCTACCCCACCCGGTCCCACACCGGCGCGGCGCAGGGCGGCATGTGCGCCGCCCTCGCGAACGTCGAGGAGGACAACTGGGAGTGGCACACCTTCGACACGATCAAGGGCGGTGACTACCTCACCGACCAGGACGCCGCCGAGATCATGTGCAAGGAAGCCATCGACGCGGTCCTCGACCTGGAGAAGATGGGCCTGCCGTTCAACCGGACCCCCGAGGGCCGGATCGACCAGCGGCGCTTCGGCGGGCACACCCGCGACCACGGCAAGGCGGCCGTGCGGCGCGCGTGCTACGCGGCCGACCGCACCGGGCACATGATCCTGCAGACGCTGTACCAGAACTGCGTCAAGCACGGCATCGAGTTCTTCAACGAGTTCTACGTGCTCGACGTGTGCATGACCGAGACGGCCAACGGCCCGGTCTGCACCGGCGCGGTCGCACTGGAGCTGGCCACCGGCGAGATCCACGTGTTCCAGGCCAAGGCGGTCGTGTTCGCCACCGGCGGTTTCGGCAAGGTCTTCAAGACCACGTCCAACGCGCACACCCTGACCGGCGACGGCATGGGCATCATCTTCCGCAAGGGCCTGCCGCTGGAGGACATGGAGTTCTACCAGTTCCACCCGACGGGCCTGGCCGGCCTGGGCATCCTGCTCACCGAGGGGGCCCGCGGCGAGGGCGCGATCCTGCGCAACGCCGACGGCGAGCGGTTCATGGAGCGCTACGCCCCCACCATCAAGGACCTGGCGCCGCGCGACATCGTCGCCCGGTCCATGGTGCTGGAGGTGCTGGAGGGTCGCGGCGCCGGTCCGCACAAGGACTACGTGCTGCTGGACTGCACGCACCTCGGGGCCGAGGTGCTGGAGACCAAGCTGCCCGACATCACCGAGTTCGCCCGTACGTACCTGGGTGTGGACCCGGTGACCGAGCCGGTGCCGGTGTACCCGACCGCGCACTACGCGATGGGCGGCATCCCCACCAACATCCACGCCGAGGTGCTGCGGGACAACGACACCGTCGTCCCCGGCCTGTACGCCGCCGGCGAGTGCGCCTGCGTGTCCGTGCACGGCGCGAACCGGCTGGGCACCAACTCGCTGCTGGACATCAACGTGTTCGGCCGGCGGGCCGGTCTCGCCGCCGCCGAGTACGTCGCCACTGTGCACGACCACGTGGACCTGCCGGAGAACCCGGCCGCGCTGGTCGAGACGATGGTCGAGGGGCTGCGCACCTCCACCGGCGCCGAGCGCGTCGCCGACCTGCGGATCGCGTTGCAGAACACCATGGACGCCAACGCCGCCGTGTACCGCACCGAGGACACGCTCAAGCAGGCGCTGCACGACGTGCAGCAGCTCAAGGAGCGCTACGCCGACGTTGCCGTGCAGGACAAGGGCAAGCGGTTCAACACCGACCTGCTGGAGGCCGTCGAGCTCGGCTTCCTGTTGGAGCTGGCCGAGATCCTGGTGGTCGGCGCGCTGGCCCGCAAGGAGTCCCGTGGCGGGCACGCGCGGGAGGACTACCCGACGCGCGACGACACGAACTTCATGCGGCACACCATGGCGTACAAGCAGGGCGATGCCCTCTCCGCCGACATCCGTCTCGACTACAAGCCGGTGACCTTCACCCGGTACAAGCCGATGGAGCGCAAGTACTGA
- a CDS encoding succinate dehydrogenase iron-sulfur subunit, with protein MTATTETAPSGSRGSQPPVPPGAVTLTVKIRRFNPEFDDEPRWQSFEVPALPTDRVLNVLHYIKWYVDGSLTFRRSCAHGVCGSDAMRINGVNRLACKVLVKDLLAGNGKPTTITMEPIKGLPVQKDLIVDMEPFFEAFRAVKPYLMTTGHEPTRERIQSAADRARFDDTTKCILCACCTTSCPVYWTEGSYFGPAAIVNAHRFIFDSRDEGAEERLDILNDVDGVWRCRTTFNCTDACPRGIQVTKAIQEVKRALLFKRV; from the coding sequence ATGACCGCGACCACCGAAACCGCGCCCTCGGGTTCCCGCGGCTCGCAGCCGCCGGTGCCGCCCGGCGCGGTCACCCTCACCGTGAAGATCCGGCGGTTCAACCCCGAGTTCGACGACGAGCCGCGTTGGCAGTCGTTCGAGGTGCCGGCGCTGCCCACCGACCGGGTGCTCAACGTCCTGCACTACATCAAGTGGTACGTCGACGGCTCGCTCACCTTCCGGCGCTCCTGCGCCCACGGTGTCTGCGGCTCCGATGCCATGCGCATCAACGGCGTCAACCGCCTGGCGTGCAAGGTGCTGGTGAAGGATCTGTTGGCCGGCAACGGAAAGCCGACCACCATCACCATGGAGCCGATCAAGGGTCTGCCGGTGCAGAAGGACCTGATCGTCGACATGGAGCCGTTCTTCGAGGCGTTCCGCGCGGTCAAGCCGTACCTGATGACCACCGGGCACGAGCCCACCCGTGAGCGCATCCAGTCGGCGGCCGACCGGGCCCGGTTCGACGACACCACCAAGTGCATCCTGTGCGCCTGCTGCACCACGTCGTGCCCGGTGTACTGGACCGAGGGCTCCTACTTCGGGCCCGCCGCCATCGTCAACGCACACCGGTTCATCTTCGACAGCCGGGACGAGGGCGCCGAGGAGCGGCTCGACATCCTCAACGACGTCGACGGGGTGTGGCGCTGCCGCACCACCTTCAACTGCACCGACGCCTGCCCCCGTGGCATCCAGGTGACCAAGGCCATCCAGGAGGTCAAGCGCGCCTTGCTGTTCAAGCGCGTCTGA
- a CDS encoding pyridoxamine 5'-phosphate oxidase family protein, with the protein MTDFDVDEFLAQPLTARVATDGPTVRPTWYLWEDGVFWILSGPWARLLDRVRTNPRLALTVDVCDPPTGLVRQVIARGRAEVVPFDVDRGRRKLSRYLGPEESRWDNRFRRYLHDDVGTVWIRVVPDSLRAEDLSYQV; encoded by the coding sequence ATGACCGACTTCGACGTCGACGAGTTCCTGGCGCAGCCGCTGACGGCACGGGTGGCCACTGACGGGCCGACGGTGCGTCCGACCTGGTACCTCTGGGAAGACGGGGTGTTCTGGATCCTGTCCGGGCCATGGGCGCGGCTGCTGGACCGGGTGCGGACGAACCCGCGGCTGGCTCTGACGGTGGATGTGTGCGATCCGCCGACCGGCCTGGTCCGCCAGGTCATCGCCCGAGGCCGGGCCGAGGTGGTGCCGTTCGACGTCGACCGGGGGCGACGGAAGCTGAGCCGGTACCTCGGGCCGGAGGAATCGCGCTGGGACAACAGATTCCGCCGGTACCTGCACGACGACGTCGGCACGGTGTGGATCCGCGTGGTCCCGGATTCGTTGCGGGCCGAGGATCTGAGCTACCAGGTCTGA
- a CDS encoding Lrp/AsnC family transcriptional regulator yields MASDVRLDPVDLAILRELQNDARTTNKELAAAVGIAPSTCLDRVARLRSTGVILGTALRVDASALGRPLQALLFIRVQPHRGVLEPFVKHALEQPETRAVFHLTGADDFMVHVAAAGASDLQRLVLDQFTARPEVALVHTTLIFQQWEGGPLLPPTTSS; encoded by the coding sequence ATGGCTTCTGACGTGCGTCTGGATCCGGTTGATCTCGCCATTCTGCGGGAGTTGCAGAACGACGCCCGGACCACCAACAAGGAGCTCGCCGCCGCGGTCGGCATCGCCCCGTCCACCTGCCTCGATCGGGTCGCTCGGCTGCGCTCCACCGGCGTCATCCTCGGCACCGCCCTTCGCGTCGACGCCTCCGCCCTCGGTCGGCCTCTCCAGGCCTTGCTCTTCATCCGCGTGCAGCCCCATCGCGGTGTGTTGGAGCCCTTCGTCAAGCACGCCCTCGAGCAGCCCGAGACCCGCGCCGTCTTCCACCTCACCGGGGCCGACGACTTCATGGTCCACGTCGCCGCCGCCGGCGCTTCCGACCTTCAGCGCCTCGTGCTCGACCAGTTCACCGCCCGGCCCGAGGTCGCCCTCGTGCACACCACCTTGATCTTCCAGCAATGGGAGGGCGGGCCGCTGCTGCCACCGACCACTTCCAGCTGA
- a CDS encoding trans-sulfuration enzyme family protein, with protein sequence MELNTRAVHAGREDLTELGLHAVPIDLSTTYPSRDSHEEASRLERAASGEDLGGSPIYGRVGNPTVARFERALADLEGAESAVAFATGMAALSACLLAVAAQGKRHIVAVRPLYGTSDHLLGSGLLGTDVTWSTAEDVKLHLRDETGLVIVESPANPTLSEVDIRAIDVDVPVLVDNTFATPVLQRPIELGANIVLHSATKYLGGHGDVLGGVVACDEEFARRLRTIRMATGGILHPLAGYLLLRGLSTLPIRITRAAETAAELARRLESHPGVSKVYRPEIGGPMVSFDVVGDPHAVIAAVRLVTPAVSLGSVDTLIQHPGSLSHHIVAEDDRRGAGISDRLLRMSVGLEDVEDLWADLDQALS encoded by the coding sequence ATGGAGCTGAACACCAGGGCAGTGCACGCCGGCCGCGAGGACCTGACGGAGCTGGGGCTGCACGCGGTCCCGATCGACCTCTCCACGACCTACCCCTCCCGCGACAGCCACGAGGAGGCCTCACGCCTCGAACGGGCGGCGAGCGGCGAGGACCTGGGCGGCAGCCCGATCTACGGCCGCGTCGGCAACCCGACGGTGGCCCGCTTCGAACGGGCGCTGGCCGACCTGGAAGGCGCGGAGTCGGCGGTGGCCTTCGCGACCGGCATGGCGGCCCTGAGCGCGTGCCTGCTGGCCGTTGCGGCGCAAGGGAAACGGCACATCGTCGCGGTCCGCCCGCTCTACGGCACCAGCGACCATCTGCTCGGCTCGGGCCTGCTCGGCACCGACGTCACCTGGTCGACGGCCGAGGACGTCAAACTCCACCTCAGGGACGAAACCGGCCTGGTGATCGTCGAGTCGCCGGCCAACCCGACACTGTCCGAAGTGGACATCCGGGCCATCGACGTCGACGTGCCGGTGCTGGTGGACAACACCTTCGCCACGCCGGTGCTGCAACGGCCAATCGAGCTGGGCGCGAACATCGTGCTGCACAGCGCGACCAAGTACCTCGGCGGCCACGGCGACGTGCTGGGCGGAGTCGTGGCCTGCGACGAGGAGTTCGCCCGCCGCCTGCGCACGATCCGCATGGCCACCGGCGGCATCCTGCACCCGCTGGCCGGATACCTGTTGCTACGCGGCCTGTCCACGCTCCCGATCCGCATCACCCGCGCCGCCGAGACCGCCGCCGAACTGGCCCGACGGCTGGAGAGCCACCCCGGCGTCAGCAAGGTCTACCGGCCGGAGATCGGCGGCCCGATGGTGTCGTTCGACGTCGTCGGCGACCCGCACGCGGTGATCGCCGCGGTCCGGCTGGTCACGCCGGCGGTCAGCCTGGGCAGTGTCGACACGCTGATCCAGCACCCCGGCTCGCTGAGCCACCACATCGTCGCCGAGGACGACCGGCGCGGCGCCGGCATCAGCGACCGGCTGCTGCGCATGTCGGTCGGCCTTGAAGACGTCGAGGACCTCTGGGCCGACCTGGACCAGGCACTGAGCTAG
- a CDS encoding Scr1 family TA system antitoxin-like transcriptional regulator, giving the protein MSPPRKHNAEATGDPTDFAEHDGVDLRIFPYSTGYSLDIQCNYAIFTLDNDIDQDTVYQDLSGGDRFSAQEAEVKKYQSIFTNLLSRCPDHKSSPDLIGKVMRTNY; this is encoded by the coding sequence ATGTCACCGCCCCGGAAACACAATGCGGAAGCAACCGGAGACCCGACCGACTTCGCCGAACACGATGGGGTAGATCTAAGGATCTTCCCATACTCGACCGGCTACAGTCTTGACATCCAGTGCAACTACGCGATCTTCACCTTGGACAACGACATCGACCAGGACACCGTCTACCAGGACCTGAGCGGTGGAGACCGGTTCTCAGCACAGGAGGCCGAGGTGAAGAAGTACCAGAGCATCTTCACGAATCTGTTGTCGCGGTGCCCGGACCACAAGTCCTCACCCGACCTGATCGGGAAGGTGATGAGAACCAACTATTAG
- a CDS encoding DUF397 domain-containing protein, giving the protein MEIAFVKSSFCHDGGCVEAAALPLGYVVLRDSKDPEGPALVFSHEEWAAFVAGVRNGEFNFSPR; this is encoded by the coding sequence ATGGAAATCGCGTTCGTCAAGAGCAGCTTCTGCCATGACGGCGGGTGCGTCGAAGCGGCTGCTCTACCGTTGGGCTACGTCGTGTTGCGGGACAGCAAGGACCCCGAGGGGCCGGCGCTGGTTTTCAGCCATGAGGAGTGGGCGGCCTTCGTGGCCGGCGTCCGCAACGGTGAGTTCAACTTTTCACCGCGATGA
- a CDS encoding helix-turn-helix domain-containing protein, translated as MPPSQGPLIPRRRLGHELRKLREAAGLQLVDAARRLECSPSKVSRLENGQGLPKLRDVRDLLDLYEVRDHRLRTRLQGLATASQDEGWWSDHPEAWPPNLGSYISLESAASEMLSFSGFGIYGLAQIPKYCWEVFRNNFPDAPDSEIDQLVEIRGRRQRYVLNRLGELKITAVIDECALHRVVDSADTMRKQLDNLIDFAEHDGVDLRIFPYSTGYSLGIQCNYVIFTFDNDTDQDTVYQELSGGDRFSAQETEVKKYRNIFTNLLSRCPDHKSSLDLIEKVKRTNYE; from the coding sequence ATGCCCCCTTCTCAGGGACCGTTGATCCCGCGCCGCCGCCTCGGCCACGAGTTGCGCAAGCTCCGCGAGGCCGCCGGGCTGCAACTCGTCGACGCCGCGCGTCGCCTGGAGTGCTCCCCCTCGAAGGTCAGCCGGCTGGAGAACGGCCAGGGCCTGCCCAAGCTGCGTGACGTCCGCGACCTGCTCGACCTGTACGAGGTCCGCGACCACCGGCTGCGCACCCGGCTGCAGGGCCTGGCCACGGCCAGCCAGGACGAGGGTTGGTGGTCGGACCACCCCGAGGCCTGGCCGCCCAATCTGGGCAGCTACATCTCGCTCGAATCGGCCGCCAGCGAGATGCTCTCGTTCAGCGGCTTCGGAATCTACGGTCTCGCCCAGATACCGAAATACTGCTGGGAAGTGTTCAGAAACAACTTCCCGGACGCCCCGGACAGCGAGATCGACCAACTGGTCGAAATCCGCGGCCGACGGCAGCGCTACGTCCTCAACCGGCTGGGCGAGCTGAAGATCACTGCGGTGATCGACGAATGCGCTCTGCATCGGGTGGTTGACTCTGCGGACACGATGCGCAAGCAACTGGACAATCTGATCGACTTCGCCGAACACGATGGGGTGGATCTGAGAATCTTCCCATACTCGACCGGCTACAGTCTTGGCATCCAGTGCAACTATGTGATCTTCACCTTTGACAACGACACCGACCAGGACACCGTCTACCAGGAACTGAGCGGTGGAGACCGGTTCTCAGCACAGGAGACCGAGGTGAAGAAATACCGAAACATCTTCACGAATCTGTTGTCGCGGTGCCCGGACCACAAGTCCTCACTCGACCTGATTGAGAAGGTGAAAAGAACCAACTATGAGTGA
- a CDS encoding DUF397 domain-containing protein: MDIIFKKSSFCQDGSCVEVAALPSGDIALRDAKDPSLPAHVFNKAEWAAFVAGVRNGEFDF; encoded by the coding sequence ATGGACATCATCTTCAAGAAGAGCAGCTTCTGCCAGGACGGCTCGTGCGTCGAGGTTGCTGCTCTGCCGTCGGGCGACATCGCACTGCGTGACGCCAAGGACCCGAGCCTGCCGGCTCACGTTTTCAACAAGGCCGAATGGGCGGCTTTTGTCGCCGGCGTCCGCAACGGTGAGTTCGACTTCTGA
- a CDS encoding S8 family peptidase has translation MRRLLTLLIAAGAALVGLAPIASAAPDHHCTATGTTYTYVVLYTPGVPRFAAEAELRLDCGALVEYYPEIGVAVATSAAPDFADKLGQFRAYSGRKDVPAATLSSRSLEAALPAVDRSGEQWDMDLIKAKQANKVNEGSRRVLVGVLDSGVDPTHPEFAKSIDPADSAGCVTGKADPSVAAWSPTTIPHGTHVAGTIAAADDGNGVTGIAPGVRLASVKVVSDDGFIFPESAVCGFMWAGRHHFTVTNNSYFVDPGFYFCRNKPGDAAAYEAIRRAVAYSTGRGVLNVAAAGNEAMDIANPDHDTVRKQNPVDRNCAVLPAGLPDVVSVTAVGYNGTKSSYSDWGKVDVTAPGGDGKQVPPAGAGPACPLSTLPGGGYGSMCGTSMASPHAVGVTALLASTHPWASPAQLRGLLRAEATPVACPAATPTCTGPAGNNTYYGHGLVNALAAVQH, from the coding sequence ATGAGACGTCTGCTGACGCTGCTGATCGCCGCCGGAGCAGCCCTGGTCGGGCTGGCGCCGATCGCGTCCGCCGCCCCGGACCATCACTGCACCGCCACCGGCACCACCTACACCTACGTGGTGCTCTACACGCCGGGCGTGCCCCGGTTCGCCGCCGAGGCCGAGCTGCGGCTCGACTGCGGCGCCCTCGTCGAGTACTACCCGGAGATCGGCGTCGCGGTGGCCACCTCGGCCGCCCCCGACTTCGCCGACAAGCTCGGCCAGTTCCGGGCCTACAGCGGCCGCAAGGACGTGCCGGCGGCCACCCTGAGTTCCCGTTCGCTGGAGGCGGCGCTGCCGGCCGTCGACCGCAGCGGTGAGCAGTGGGACATGGACCTGATCAAGGCCAAGCAGGCCAACAAGGTCAACGAGGGCAGCCGGCGGGTGCTGGTCGGCGTGCTCGACTCCGGCGTCGACCCGACCCACCCGGAGTTCGCCAAGTCCATCGACCCGGCTGACTCCGCCGGCTGCGTGACCGGCAAGGCCGACCCGTCGGTGGCGGCCTGGTCGCCGACGACCATCCCGCACGGCACGCACGTGGCCGGCACGATCGCCGCGGCCGACGACGGCAACGGCGTCACCGGCATCGCGCCCGGCGTGCGGCTGGCCTCGGTGAAGGTGGTCAGCGACGACGGCTTCATCTTCCCGGAGTCGGCGGTGTGCGGCTTCATGTGGGCCGGCCGGCACCACTTCACCGTGACCAACAACAGCTACTTCGTTGACCCGGGCTTCTACTTCTGCCGCAACAAGCCCGGCGACGCCGCGGCCTACGAGGCGATCCGGCGCGCGGTGGCGTACTCCACCGGCCGTGGCGTGCTCAACGTGGCCGCCGCCGGCAACGAGGCGATGGACATCGCCAATCCGGATCACGACACCGTGCGCAAGCAGAACCCGGTGGACCGCAACTGCGCCGTGCTGCCGGCCGGGCTGCCGGACGTCGTTTCCGTGACGGCCGTTGGCTACAACGGCACCAAGTCGAGCTACAGCGACTGGGGCAAGGTCGATGTGACCGCTCCGGGCGGTGACGGGAAGCAGGTTCCGCCGGCCGGCGCCGGGCCCGCGTGCCCGCTGTCCACGCTGCCCGGCGGTGGCTACGGCAGCATGTGCGGCACGTCGATGGCGTCACCGCACGCGGTCGGGGTGACGGCGCTGCTGGCCAGCACGCATCCGTGGGCCTCGCCCGCGCAGCTGCGGGGCCTGCTCCGGGCCGAGGCGACGCCCGTCGCCTGCCCGGCCGCCACGCCGACCTGCACCGGGCCGGCCGGGAACAACACGTATTACGGGCACGGGCTGGTCAATGCCCTGGCCGCCGTGCAGCACTGA
- a CDS encoding SCO4848 family membrane protein, giving the protein MKLTRGKSVFLLLFGVWSWFIWVTLVINVAQDPRAFVAGSATAFFYVHLTLAIISLAFGTIIGLFGVRGLVASRRPAEVAHPG; this is encoded by the coding sequence GTGAAGCTGACCCGTGGCAAGTCGGTGTTCCTGCTCCTGTTCGGGGTGTGGAGCTGGTTCATCTGGGTGACGCTGGTGATCAACGTGGCGCAGGACCCTCGAGCCTTCGTGGCCGGTTCGGCCACGGCTTTCTTCTACGTCCACCTCACACTGGCGATCATCTCCCTCGCGTTCGGGACGATCATCGGCCTGTTCGGCGTGCGCGGCCTTGTCGCGTCCCGGCGGCCGGCCGAGGTCGCTCACCCTGGGTGA
- a CDS encoding D-alanyl-D-alanine carboxypeptidase family protein, whose amino-acid sequence MPLPARRPAAALVMALASVVTAMFVATGAAAATTTSTTASSTTSAVPSECTNKQSPPAAEDDAEQPAPGSAAPTPLPVPADPVGGDQLGKCGFVLPPDAATAPPSEVNAASWVLADLDTGAVLAAKDPHARQRPAALIKVLLAMVALQDLKPSTPVLITQEDVDAANGYSAIGVQAGAKFTAAQLVEAMLLKPGNDVPHALARALGGIPKTLDLMNAAAKQMGALDTRVATPGGLDGPGMSTSAYDMAVIYRHAMQQQSFADAAGVKSVNLSGLVVKNADQLLTTYTGAITGITSNTTDAHFTNLSSAAKNGHRLVAVLLRGEQQQYAMYRQSSKLLDWGFGLTAANAHAVGQLVDQAPPVKPSASATSSTTDTTDSTGVQTAADKSPMYQAFGNVGMPLTIVAGVVVLGFAVMVLRKRRAKAARARRLAAQANNG is encoded by the coding sequence GTGCCTCTCCCAGCTCGACGGCCCGCAGCCGCCCTGGTCATGGCCCTGGCCTCCGTGGTCACCGCCATGTTCGTAGCGACGGGCGCTGCTGCGGCCACCACCACCAGCACGACGGCGTCGTCCACCACCAGCGCCGTGCCGAGCGAGTGCACGAACAAGCAGTCGCCACCGGCCGCCGAGGACGACGCGGAACAGCCCGCACCCGGCTCGGCCGCGCCGACGCCGCTGCCGGTGCCGGCCGACCCGGTTGGCGGTGACCAGCTCGGCAAGTGCGGCTTCGTGCTGCCGCCGGACGCCGCCACCGCGCCCCCGTCCGAGGTCAACGCCGCCTCCTGGGTGCTGGCCGACCTGGACACCGGCGCCGTGCTCGCGGCCAAGGACCCGCACGCCCGGCAGCGCCCGGCTGCCCTGATCAAGGTGCTGCTGGCCATGGTGGCGTTGCAGGACCTCAAGCCCAGCACGCCGGTGCTGATCACGCAGGAGGACGTGGACGCGGCCAACGGCTACTCGGCCATCGGCGTGCAGGCCGGGGCCAAGTTCACCGCGGCCCAGCTGGTCGAGGCCATGCTGCTCAAGCCGGGCAACGACGTGCCGCACGCGCTGGCCCGTGCCCTCGGCGGCATCCCGAAGACGCTGGACCTGATGAACGCCGCAGCCAAGCAGATGGGCGCGCTCGACACCCGGGTGGCCACGCCCGGCGGCCTTGACGGCCCCGGCATGAGCACCTCCGCGTACGACATGGCGGTGATCTACCGGCACGCCATGCAGCAGCAGTCGTTCGCCGACGCCGCCGGCGTCAAGTCGGTGAACCTGAGCGGCCTGGTCGTGAAGAACGCCGACCAGCTGCTGACCACGTACACCGGCGCGATCACCGGCATCACCAGCAACACCACCGACGCGCACTTCACGAACCTGTCCTCGGCGGCCAAGAACGGGCACCGGCTGGTGGCCGTGCTGCTGCGCGGCGAGCAGCAGCAGTACGCCATGTACCGGCAGAGCTCGAAGCTGCTGGACTGGGGCTTCGGGCTGACCGCGGCCAACGCGCACGCCGTCGGCCAGCTGGTCGACCAGGCCCCGCCGGTGAAGCCGTCGGCCTCGGCCACGTCGTCGACGACCGACACCACGGACTCCACCGGGGTGCAGACCGCGGCCGACAAGAGCCCGATGTACCAGGCGTTCGGCAATGTCGGCATGCCGCTGACCATCGTGGCCGGCGTGGTCGTGCTGGGCTTCGCCGTGATGGTGCTGCGCAAGCGCCGGGCCAAGGCGGCCCGGGCCCGCCGGCTCGCGGCCCAGGCCAACAACGGTTAG
- a CDS encoding S53 family peptidase — protein MLRALAMAAVLLTAVATPAIAKPALPSCASNPGPNTARCLSVAQTAADTGHGADDLRAAYNLPATGGGGQTIAIVDAYDNPNAESDLAVYRSRYGLPPCTTANGCFRKVNQRGQTTPLPAGNPGWGLEIALDLDMASTACPACHILLVEGDDPLDANLAASVNTAVAQGATVVSNSYGLDEHGSMSKVAAAYDQPGVPIVASSGDSGFRTAEFPAVLSSVIAVGGTTLTRADNARGWTETAWSSAGSGCSAWVAKPAWQHDTNCGMRTIADVSAVADKLAVHDTYQVPGWVTIGGTSASAPFIAGIIALAGNASQVHDASYLYAHADALYDVVDGHTEGMDCGGDYLCNGRPGYDAPTGLGTPNGIGAF, from the coding sequence ATGCTTCGAGCACTGGCCATGGCCGCGGTCCTGTTGACCGCGGTCGCGACCCCGGCGATCGCCAAGCCCGCCCTGCCGTCCTGCGCGTCGAATCCCGGGCCGAACACCGCCCGCTGCCTCAGCGTCGCCCAAACCGCCGCCGACACCGGACACGGCGCCGACGACCTACGCGCCGCGTACAACCTGCCGGCGACCGGCGGCGGCGGGCAGACCATCGCCATCGTTGACGCGTATGACAATCCCAACGCTGAAAGCGATCTGGCCGTCTACCGCAGCCGTTACGGCTTACCGCCGTGCACGACGGCCAACGGCTGCTTCCGCAAGGTCAACCAGCGCGGCCAGACCACTCCCCTGCCGGCCGGAAATCCGGGCTGGGGCCTGGAAATCGCGCTGGACCTGGACATGGCGTCGACGGCCTGCCCGGCGTGCCACATCCTGCTGGTGGAGGGCGACGATCCGCTGGACGCCAATCTCGCCGCCTCGGTCAACACGGCCGTCGCGCAGGGGGCGACCGTGGTGTCCAACAGCTATGGCCTGGACGAACACGGCAGCATGAGCAAAGTGGCCGCCGCGTACGACCAGCCGGGCGTGCCGATCGTGGCCAGCAGCGGCGACTCCGGTTTCAGGACGGCCGAGTTCCCGGCCGTGCTGTCGTCGGTGATCGCCGTCGGCGGGACCACGCTGACCCGCGCCGACAACGCCCGCGGCTGGACCGAGACGGCGTGGAGTTCGGCCGGCAGCGGCTGCTCGGCGTGGGTGGCCAAGCCGGCGTGGCAGCACGACACCAACTGCGGCATGCGGACCATCGCGGACGTCTCGGCGGTGGCCGACAAACTGGCCGTCCACGACACCTACCAGGTGCCGGGCTGGGTGACGATCGGCGGCACCAGCGCCTCGGCCCCGTTCATCGCCGGCATCATCGCGCTGGCCGGCAACGCGTCGCAGGTGCATGACGCGTCGTACCTCTACGCGCACGCCGATGCGCTGTACGACGTGGTCGACGGACACACCGAGGGCATGGACTGCGGCGGTGACTACCTGTGCAACGGCCGGCCGGGCTACGACGCCCCGACCGGCCTCGGCACGCCGAACGGCATCGGCGCCTTCTGA